From a single Leishmania major strain Friedlin complete genome, chromosome 27 genomic region:
- a CDS encoding hypothetical protein (previous protein_id=AAZ10007.1): MSLIFSTTSPPPVEIAVDDSRWDALAAECQKCSESLYKCKQETERIVQSMDAVLFCAALEATPPSVCGARLLSSAPPPLC, translated from the coding sequence ATGTCGTTAATCTTCTCCACCACGTCGCCACCTCCCGTAGAGATCGCCGTGGACGACTCGCGGTGGGACGCACTTGCTGCGGAGTGCCAGAAATGCTCAGAGAGCCTCTACAAGTGCAAGCAGGAGACAGAGCGGATTGTGCAGTCGATGGACGCTGTGCTGTTTTGTGCTGCGCTCGAGGCCACGCCACCATCCGTGTGTGGTGCCCGTCTTTTGAGCAgtgctccacctcctctctgttAG